The genomic window CAAACAGCAGCCCCTACAGATTCTCCCAGCATGACGAACAATGGCACCTAGGACCTGGGCCTCTTTGTCTGCCCCCCCCTCTGAACTGCTGCACTAACACTgtggatgaaaaaaaagaggaaagtcGCTTTAAACCCAAGCCATGTTAGAACTGGATAACCTGATGTAGCTGGAGCAGTTTCCTTCTGTGAGGACCTTAACTCCTATGTGAGTCAATGAACTGCAATGTGAGTGGacagacacatttcaaaaagACTTCAAAAAGCACCACTTAACATATGCAGGCTGATCTGTTTACTGTGCAAAAAGACGATACAAAACTTTTTTTGATCCTTTTCCAGACAGAGGACAAGCATCTTTATAAGGTGAGAGCATCCATATGACagcagttttgtttttctgattctgaacttGTTTGCCATGTGTGGCATGCACAGATCAGTCATAGATAATTAGAGCGCTCGCTTCAATGCTGcaacaaaggaaacaaagatgATGACAGTTTGGCTGATCGACAAGTCTAAGTGAATAGAGGGCCAGCTTGAAGAACACAGGTGTGACTTCAGGtaccagctgaagaaaaacacactgacctTTAAGCTCCTTCAGATTTGACACAAGAAGGCAAAGGAATGTTCCAATTTTTTCTTTTGAGCACGAATAAACTTATTTTTGACAAGATGGTTACAAGTATAGTTCTGTACTTTGTAGTCACATGATGTAAAGAAATTTCTTAGATTGATGAACGAAcactttagatttttttgtttaccaCACTGACATTTCGTTCATAGTTCCTCTCAAACATCTGATACAGGAAAGTTGGTGTTATTAGTACTCGTGAGACACAATCATGCACGACTTCACCATGAAAAGTTGCTTTGTACAGAAGAACtagatttgttttcttaagCAGTGTATATAGATGTGTAAATAGTCAACCTCCAACTGGAGGTTATTTTCTAATGGGAACTCCAGATTTGTAGATTTTTAGACATTTCGTCAACAATGGACGTTTTTGCCATTTTGCTCTGATCATGCAAGGTACTGACGACTAGTTGTAACCACCATTATTTATATCACTGTAGTGTTTCATAAATAAAGCTTCTGAAAGTTGGATTTTTGTTGTCTTCATTCAATTTTGCACTTCAATAAAGAATGCCAAGAATCATTCCTCCTGTTACAGTTCAAGTTCAAAGTTAATATGTTGGGGATCGGTGAAATCAGGTACCCTATGTACAAACGTTTAAGTCctagaagcaggcagctgggtTCAAATGCAACTCGCAGCCCCCTGCCAGATGTACTGTaattcccttctctctctccccagcaTCCTACTATCTCCACTGTCATAAAGGCATCAAACGCCAGAAAATGTATAACTccactactactaatactattGGTCTcatgacctctctctctctctctctctctctctctctctctctctctctctctctcatccctctttccaaccccaactcagtctcagaagaagtctgtctaacatgagtctggttctgctcgaggtttctgcctgttaaaaataagtttttcctcgccgctgtacctagctaaatactgcgaggtgcaaagCTCAAGGCAGATAatgatgagataagactgagtcccgTCTGTAAGAGGCAACTGGCTCTTATCCTGTCTCAGTGTTggctctttgttaataatttaacatagagtacggtctcgacctgctctgtttgtaagagcaacttgagataatgtttgttgtgatttggcgctataggaataaatatttattgataatgataataaatgaaataatttgtGGAATGGGAAacagggttttatttatttttcatacaagATGACTTGAAAAATGTGCTGAGATGATCAAATTTCCTTTTTCAGGGACctacataaaaaaatgaaatttttgaaaaaaggcTAGTTGCAATCAAAGGTAAATGAaaatattcagaattaattaattCAGGTATTCAAGTATTCAACTGCACAATATCTTGATATCATATGGGATTTTTGGAAAgatattttgaaaacaaaatcagatgTCACTTTTGATCATAAAACAGcatttccatttttttcacATACTTTGGAGTAAATGAGAAATAGGTGAGAGGACAAAACATCTACATGTTTATAACTCATTGCCTTTTGAATAAATCTCATTGACTGTAATTTATATTGTCCTGAATTACAGCTGTGGTTCGTCAAATAACTTGAAAGCACACTATCAAATTAATTGTGCTTCAAATTTTGTTTCAATTCAACTCATAAGAGggtgattaaaaatgtgtttctgttaaaGTATATGAACGACATCCTGAGATCCAAGCTCCTGTACAACAGGTTGTTTTTCGTTTTCTGTCAGATGTCCTTGAAGCCTCTTCACATCTCTTTGTTCTCTTGTTCtttctactttgttactgtaaCCTACTTCCTCAGGTGACTCCAGTGAGTGCAGATTTACTTCAGAATCGCCAACAGAGGGAGCTGCTGCAAAACATTCCAACAGTGAACCAAACTTGAATAACAAGTTTGAAAGAGTTTGATGTTATAGTGGGAAAACCCACTTACTTATGATTCTAAATTCTAAACATATATAAACAACAAATtatattgtttgattttttatttcagtctcaGCAGTGAAAATCTGCATTCATACACATACTTAATTCAAACGCTGAACAACAGTTTTTCAAACACATTGCCTATGTGAAGAAACTAATGTTCACAACCAGCACACacgtttaaaataaaagagcagcCAACCAAAGACTAACAGTGATTTGCATCCTGTTAAAACAGGATCATCTGAAGTGATAGGGTGATAAACAAATGTACAGAAAATACAAAGAGAAGTAACGATGCATCACGTGTAACAAACTGCACTCTGGCGTGTATGATGATTTCTATTATCAGGCAggtattttcaaaatgtcatctTTAATCAGTAGTTTTACAAAAAATGGCCCCTGAGGACAAACATACAGCAGGTAACCATGCACATGCATTCatattttgattgttttctgaatGAACATCAAACTTTGGACTGTTTCTATTCTACTCCATTCCTGAAGCATCAAGTGCATATTTCAATGGTCTGAATCTAATCGAAGACACCAGGCTTCTTCAGCacgtcacacactcacagtgctGCTTTGCAAAGACAGGATGTCACATCCCGTCTGCTCTGTGTAGTGGCAGTGCTATTTTTTGTCCTGAAGACTAACTACCGTCTCTCATGCTTCCTGAGAGCGCtctgttatatttcctgtcactACTTAACCTGTGGAAGAAAAGGGCAAGTCCtctttgatgtcttccaatgaCCGTTGTCATGCTTTGCATCTGCATCGGCCCTTTAAGTTGAgtacaaagagaaaatgaaccATTGGGTTGTGATAACACTAATACATTCAAAAGTATCATGCTAAGGCAGTTTCCCTTGTCTTCAGTGGGCCTGTTCACCTCACATTCCTTCTTTCTGGTCAAGAGGAGGTGGATTCAATTGTAACACAACTGTTTCACGGAGATATGTCACTCTTTATACATAAACATTTGTCTGCATCTCCCTCGGCACAGCCAGCAAgtcaatacaaaaaatatctcaaattaATCATGTAACCTACACCTCCTGTGAAGAGCACTTCTTCACATGGACACactaaataatgaaaaagtgatccactttctccctttttttaaaacaccatCTCATCATGGAGACGTGGTGCATTACACACCATTTTAAACACACATCCATTTGATACTGTTTTTAAAAGGGGGGCAGCCCGGgatctccttcctcttcttacAAATATACCAGATATGAATATTAAAGACCTCTGAATTATCTTTGTTGTGATCTCTAGGTGTTTAGACAGTTTCGAACATGTTagcttatgtttgtttgtgccttcaatgtaaaggaaaaaaaagaggacacaatGAACACAGCATACAAGTTCAAGTCTTTGGAGTCAACACTGTTCTCCTACTCCTTAAAAACAGAGCTGAGAAATGTCGAAAGGAGTGTTTTGGTCCACGAAAAATGTAACAGTTCTGTTGGAGGACTAGCTGCCTGCTCATGCACCAGGGGTTCCAGCTTGCTGGCCCATGAGAGGGTCCTCGCCCTCTACGCCCTCCTGGACGGGGGTCGTCTCGTGCTCTGCAGTGATAACAATGGTGTTTTCGTCGACCAGCTCACAGGTGGGGTTGGAGAAAGCAGAGAGGGGCAGGGTGATCCTCTGCATCTCACGCTCATACACTCGCTGCTCATGCTGCTTCTTCAAGTCCCGTCCCctgaggaaaaacacaacagatatttaaaatGCTGTCAGACACACCAACCAAGTCGACATGGCAAAACTGTGTTGTTAAAATTGTTAGTGATACAAgcagcagttaaaaaaaatccattcattTGGAGTACTATTTCAGACTACATAGCAACTCCCTGTCCAATAGTCACACATTTGTTTACTCTGTTTTGctctccaccacctcctgaTGGAAATATCTAGCTCTGTATCTGTTATATCCTCCCCCATGTTAAGTAGGTAGTTGTTTGTTGTGTCTAGCTGCTGTTGAGAGTTCAAGCAAGAATTTTTGATTGATGCCAGCCTCCGTAGCTCTGAGAGAGGCTAGagtaaacaaaaatgaaagtaaTAAATCTCTGTAGGGGAAGTGCTCAAAGTATTCAACAGCAGTGattaggtttaaaaaaaattacagtaGCACCTCAAGTAGCCTTGTTATAGTAGCCATATACAACCCTATTTTTGGAGACTACCCAAGCTTCAAGATAAGGAGCTTCAGATAAGATACTGTATGTAGAAAACAGAGCCTATCATAGGAGGTAAGTACCCAGTCTGCAACAAACACAAGTGGCAGATGGTGAAAGGGAACACATAAATGACACCCTGGCAAAGACTTTATCTACTCCAGGGCAACATAGAGATGGGACACGGCACGAGGTTGCCTTCTACTGATCTGGTGCCAAAACAGGGGAGTATATTTGGAGTCAAAACACACCCTCCTCCGGTGCAGCATATTGTGTAATTCTGTTTGCCTGTACATCACCATCTGTTTTCCCAACTGTTGGTTGTGGTTTCGTTTAGTTTTGAGCATATCTTGGGGTgttataactctgtttttatacattttcaggggatttcttctgcttatTTCAGCAGGTATACGTTATTATACCAATCTCGTATAGATATGCATTAACAGACTGTATTAGCAAGCCTAGTTCAGCAAAAGTacggaaaacaaagagaaaaagccTGGCTTTATCCAAAGATAACGAAATCTGACTGTAAGAACCTTTGAGGTTTATGAATTAGCATGTTACAGCATTACTGTTAACCTGTACAAGAAATGAAGAGTAAAATTTTATTTGGGGTTCTGTGCCAGGCTATTTCTTGGATGGGATCAGACACTTTCAGAGGCTGGCTGTTTGGCCTTGTTTCTAGTATTTGTGCTAAGCTACACTTACTGTTGCTGGCTCAAGCTTCATATCTACCAGAGAGATATTAACCTGATATATTAGATTGATTTTCAAAGTTATGTAACAGTGCATTCATTTGGGCTAATTGCATGTATCTCCTTGCTGCTCTCTGCAGAGCCTCAGCCCTCTCAGGGGGCTATTTGCATGGGATCAGTGTCTTTGGCAGTTCACAACTTTCTCCTACTGGTTGGCCCAGAGCCTGTTCCTAAGGTAGGAGCAATATGATCCTCTGCATGCGTTACAACCTCTCTGGCTTGTACACGGCATGACTGAAATTGTACATATTGTCTCATGGTTGTTTACAACAGCTCTTGGTCTGAGGAGGGGAAGCTGGATTGTATTGAGGTGACAGATATGTTTGACACCCAAATATCACTTTACAGAAAGTGATGTCAGTGTAGGCTGAGGGGGAGTATAAACCCCTCTGACATAACATGCTGCTCCTAATTAATAATCACCctctaaaaatagaaaacaaagacTAATCAGATTTGAAGTCCCAACATCGATCCGAGAGGATATTTTGTGCTGAATGGAATCAcagtctctcctttccttatttTGGATTTTACATAACTGCAGCAAATGTGAGAGCTTCTCCATCTGAACCAACCCCTCCTCTTCGCTCTCTTCTCttttaagaatatcaaataaagaTGCTCAAAATAGACAGCAGGCCTTTTATATCCTACCACGGTCCTCCCCGTGTTCTGCTGCGGCTGTCCTGATAAAGACTCTACAGCAGTTGCATTGCATTCATATGCAGCGACAGACGGCATGATCAGGCTATGTAAACAACAGCTGGAGCCCTGAACACAGAAGACTATTAACATGCACGTGTTTAGCTAATCATACTGGCACTTCTACTGTGTATCCtattatttgaaaataatattgTGTGCCTGGATGAACAAGGGGGCTCTAAAGTATAAAATTCAGCCTAATGCCAGTTACAGTAGATGTTCATACTGTCAGTAGGGCTTCCAAAAAACAgatacaattatttaaaaaattcaTCACATTGTATCTATTCTCTTATGATTTACTAATGGTACATAAAATGATCACTGATATGGCTTTGCTTCAGATACTGACCTCTTATAGAAGTAGCCAAGTGTGATGCCTACTCCCAGGAGGACTATGATGGCCATCATGAGAATGCCGATGACATAGCCTGAGAAGCAACAAGAAAACACCAAAGATAAATAGAAATGTAGAAGGTACATGAATTTAAACTGCAGTTTAGTGTGTATCACCCACATCACATTGTCAGAGTTATAACTACTGCAACATACCGAGCGTGCCAAGGTCCTTTTTCTGCTTTGGTCCTGTGCGCACTCTTTGGCTGATTCCCATCACCGGCTGCACTGCAGCAACTTCCCCCCGAGAAGCTCTCGACTTGGCGGGCTGGAAGCTCTCTGTTGAGGGAGTGGTTCCTATTTGGTTCAGGGATTCAGCCCCAGCTGGTGCAGCAGAAGCTTGTTCTACAGAGACAGTAAACAATGCATGGATCAAACACCAATGGTAATGAAGGTACTGTTAATAAAGTGTCACTATCAGTGAATTCTCAGGGTCTATTAGAATCTAGAGGGTTAAGATGTGTATCAACAAGCAGCTGTATGGTTGCAGCTGACTTCATTTTGGAAAATTGTTATGACATTATTCCCTCACTGTGATAAAGTACCTGTTTTTGTCAGTTATTGAATTTGCTGATTTAACTACAAAAAATGTGCCTCAcagattttcttcttttgttttgtcctgATAATTCCTTTGAGGGgaccaaaatcaaatcaatacatctaattaaaataagttaaatcacTGTTAAAATATACACTCAAAGTATTTCTTATTACTTCCAGtgtttcattatcatttttCTAATCTTGTAATGTTGCACTTTAAATACACTTTGAACAGACTAGGAAATATAATTTCGCTCATCTGTACAATGCGCTTTCATGCAACCAAAGCAGCCAAACAAAAACCCCTGACAGACTCCCGTGAAGCTGTTGGAATGTAAACCTGTTCAAGGCAAGGATCACCAAGTGAGGGACTTTTCAATTTGTAACAAAAACAGGAACCGCAGTCGGGACTGCTTTTAAAGAGAGAGGAATGTTCAGCGGCAGATGTCAACATCTGCTctgtaaatcttttttttttccatcccgGCTATACAGGTTGTTGTTTACGAACTCTGTGGGAGTTAAATGGCATGAAGTCATAAAGGGAAGCAACCAATAAAAAGCTGTCTCTAAGGGTAGTCTGTTTTTCCCTTCCAATGAGCTCTGCTGTAGGGCGTGGTTAACGCTTTCCTTGAAACTAAACTTTCTGCCATGTGACTGCAGggctttgtttttttgctaCTTGGGTTGGAGTCAGGAGAGGAACAAAGGGCAAAGTAGACCAGGCTTCTCAGTGGCTTAAGCCTGACCAACTGACCTACAGTACTCTTACACGGAAAAACATAAGCAAGGTATCTGTCATTGATCCAAATCTCAAAAATCACCTGTAAATGGattatttgtggaaaaaaaacatctagaaaaaccttttaaaaacttttggaTGACACAATAAGTTGGCTGAATTCTTGTCAAACTTTCATTTCGGTGTTGACTAATTAGAACATTTGCATAGAAAAAAACATCTCCCCTCATTATTTCCCCCAAGTATTTCTCACAGTTAAAAATAATGAGAGCTTCACGGAGAAGAACAGGAAAAGAAAGTAATTGCCAGTAGCGTCAAGAGGGCATTTCAATGTTTTCTGGCATTAATTTAGAAGATGCATATTTTATCTTTGCAGATGAATTATGTGCAGCTTCAATAGCTGTTATacttaatttattttctgtgtcaGCCTACCTTTGCATAATTCAATTGCACAGAATTGTCTCTGGATTGTCCCATCTGGGCCAGCAATGTAGCACCAAGGCTTCTCAGAGGAGTCTGGGTTTCGGCAGTAATTGTGATCTCCAACACCTACAGAAGGAacggagggggaaaaaagagtcAGAGACTGTTATTGAGGTCTGCTGAAAACACAGGCATGACTCTATAAGTGTGTTGCCCTGCTGTCTGGATGAACCACTGGATTCATTAATCATTAACACTGCTTCATCACACTACAATGAACAAGCCACCATGggcacaaagaaagaaaatggcAGGGGAGAAGCCATTATACACCATTAACAGACAAATCACCAGCACAGAAGCAGTAATCAGAGCTGTAAATATCAACCCTATGATTATAATTCTGCATGACTGCAAGAAAAATCTTATCTGCATTTTTACTTTCTATCAACATCTCAACAAAGATGTAACTAGTCCTGGAAGGAAACTATTGTACCTATCAGCAACTATGATATTTCACAATCCCATCatttatttgatatgatatTCACTCTGCATAAAAAGTCAATTTAAGAAGTTTACCTGTCTGTGAATCAGATTGGCTGTTCACATCATAGTCTCTGGTAGAGTTTGTCCAGTTAAGACAGGACAGGCCTGAGGAGGAGCTTTGTTGTTCCCCTCTATAGTTCACACCATTGGATGTCATGCAGtctgagaaaaacaacagaacaagTGAGAACACATCAGTATGTCCTATTAGAAAGAACTGAGGGAATACTATAACTATTTGGCaaataattcaaatgaaatatAGGTATTTACTTTACAACTAAAGacaaatgcaaaaaagaaaagcgtatttattgtaatatttACCTGTTTGACTTCCATTTGATGCACTGCTCTCCACAACCACCACgctcagaaaaacaacatgcagGGAGAAGAACATTTTGCAGAGCTGGCGGGCTGAATTTACCGACAACATGGTGCCTTGATACGACTTTTCCCTAAAAGATTAAATTAGGAAATAAACGTACAAAATGGACGAAGAGCCTATGCTGAATGTGCATCAGACACACTGCTCCTGCCTGATGGAGTTCCAGCCCTTGTTTTTGTCAGAGGAGCTCAGCTTTCTTCGTAAACAGCCTTCAGTgggaggaggtagaggaggaggaggagcagctccTAGCAGGGGCAGGACACACTTCCTGGTCCTAAATACTCACCAGGTTTTCTCAGAACGCAAACACAAGATGCTGCAAAATTGCTCGAAATAGTTGTGGCATGcagcctttaaaaaacaacacacgaTTAAACAGTCCGCATGGAAATTCACCAGAAACTCACTCACATTTAAGTTCAAGCTGCAAATAGGGTCCTTTGCGATTTCTACCCTTACTTTTTCCTCATGCTTTTCCAGCAATAATTCTAGCtttattactttaaaaataGCACTAATGCTTTCCTATTCCATTTTTAAATGCGCTGAGTCAAAACTTTCCACTCCATTTAAGTAGTCTTATCTGGCATTGAGTGCCTCGCTCCTGTGTGAGATATTCTACGGTCAGGGCTTCTTCTTCCCAGACTGGTCCCTGTACCAGAAGTCTGTTTTCTGCTGTGAACAAACATACTGTAATGAAGAGCATTGCAATGTAGAactgcagggggggggggctgtgtAATTGTTGGTGGACTGCTAAAGAGAACAGCCAACCACTGAGTCAGTCAATGTtcacttttcaaataaatgcttgCCCAGCTTTCAGGCTTTTACCAGAGCAAACAGAATCCATCCAGCATTTTCAATCTCATCCTGTGCTTTCAAACCAGTCAGaatgctcccagcatgcagtgtATGTAACTTCTGCTGCTAGACTGAACACAAATAAAGTTAACTGACTGCTTCCCCCACtacaggggagagagagataaattATAGAAAAAGTTTCCACAACATTGAatcttaaaatttaaaattaggAGGTTATATGTCCAAATAAAAATCCCGGTTTTAAGCTAAGTGTACTCTATATAtgaatactaatactaatactaatactaattataataatacattttatttatatagctcttttaaaagactcaaagacactgtacaactgttaaaatcaatacaagcaaggaacacaagtcaatccaaatcaaacaaaacaaaagaaaagtacaatcacaaattaaaagctaacttcaaaaggtgagtttttaatagaGACTTGAATGTTGAAGGATctgagcagttttggatatgagtGGGCACTGGGGGTGaattccagagggtgggggcggctatggagaaggctctgtccccccaggtttggtgcttggttctgtgaggtggagacaggaggttggcatgtgaggaacgcaggttatgggaaggagtgtgatggtggaagAGGTCAGTGAAATATGAAAGGACCTCCATAATATAAATTTGTGCTAATGTTAGGTGTCTCTTCAAGGATGAGCTGCTCAAAATTAGTTTGCTTTCCCTCCGTTATAAACTCTTAAACAGGCTTCACTTTGTCACTGAGTGGCACTACTcgtgtagaaaaaaaaatatcagtagTTAActtattatattttctttattgtatttagaATTAACCATTTTgtttaatgataaaaaatatagttaaattggaaaaaaaaaatcaaaaagcatTTCATGCATCTAGACATTTGTAAAAACATGTAAGTTGGACATTTTGAACCTACAGAGGTAGCCTTTAATGGGGGCATGATGAATCAGTGGAAAACACTCTTTCAGCTCCTACTAGTGCACACAGTCTgtatgcatgcatacacacagtgAAAGTAAAAGTGGTTTGTACCTACTTGGCCTTGTTCCCTGTTGCCATAGTTAATCCTTTAATAAGCAGGATGCAGGCTttaagagagcacagagcctcAGCAATCTCAGTAACAATAGCAGATGGTCATTTTCACAAGTTTTACACAAACTCAACCTTCAGGAAATA from Notolabrus celidotus isolate fNotCel1 chromosome 9, fNotCel1.pri, whole genome shotgun sequence includes these protein-coding regions:
- the pik3ip1 gene encoding phosphoinositide-3-kinase-interacting protein 1; this encodes MLSVNSARQLCKMFFSLHVVFLSVVVVESSASNGSQTDCMTSNGVNYRGEQQSSSSGLSCLNWTNSTRDYDVNSQSDSQTGVGDHNYCRNPDSSEKPWCYIAGPDGTIQRQFCAIELCKEQASAAPAGAESLNQIGTTPSTESFQPAKSRASRGEVAAVQPVMGISQRVRTGPKQKKDLGTLGYVIGILMMAIIVLLGVGITLGYFYKRGRDLKKQHEQRVYEREMQRITLPLSAFSNPTCELVDENTIVITAEHETTPVQEGVEGEDPLMGQQAGTPGA